The following proteins are encoded in a genomic region of Astatotilapia calliptera chromosome 22, fAstCal1.2, whole genome shotgun sequence:
- the LOC113014706 gene encoding uncharacterized protein LOC113014706 isoform X2: MASKRQQESGAEKRKKKRKRDETQASLAGSMLKYVQGGSQGQDEPSSSSAIPGHQPPAIVDPATIPRQEEQEPSTTSSGEV; the protein is encoded by the exons ATGGCCTCGAAACGGCAACAGGAGTCGGGAgcggagaaaagaaagaagaagaggaagcgtGATGAAACTCAGGCGTCGCTTGCCG GGTCAATGCTTAAATATGTTCAAGGAGGATCTCAAGGACAGGATGAACCATCCAGTAGTAGTGCCATCCCTGGACATCAACCACCAGCCATTGTAGACCCTGCAACAATCCCTAgacaagaagaacaagaaccATCAACCACCAGTTCAG GAGAGGTTTGA
- the LOC113014706 gene encoding zinc finger MYM-type protein 5-like isoform X1 encodes MASKRQQESGAEKRKKKRKRDETQASLAGSMLKYVQGGSQGQDEPSSSSAIPGHQPPAIVDPATIPRQEEQEPSTTSSGTVPYTSTTESPVTERLSESDTVETCVPPSTDPALWPAHIVDADRVEIVRRGPFNVSSDFNFPKGPDGRAFHTSLKFKILPNGEKVHRSFKV; translated from the exons ATGGCCTCGAAACGGCAACAGGAGTCGGGAgcggagaaaagaaagaagaagaggaagcgtGATGAAACTCAGGCGTCGCTTGCCG GGTCAATGCTTAAATATGTTCAAGGAGGATCTCAAGGACAGGATGAACCATCCAGTAGTAGTGCCATCCCTGGACATCAACCACCAGCCATTGTAGACCCTGCAACAATCCCTAgacaagaagaacaagaaccATCAACCACCAGTTCAGGTACAGTTCCATACACAAGTACCACTGAGAGTCCTGTCACTGAGAGACTATCAGAAAGTGACACTGTGGAGACATGTGTGCCCCCTTCAACCGATCCTGCTCTTTGGCCAGCTCACATTGTAGATGCTGATCGTGTTGAAATTGTGCGGAGAGGTCCTTTTAATGTCAGCTCTGATTTTAATTTTCCAAAGGGGCCTGATGGAAGAGCATTTCACACTAGCCTTAAGTTCAAAATTCTTCCCAATGGAGAAAAGGTTCACCGGAGCTTCAAAGTGTAA